From a single Streptomyces misionensis genomic region:
- a CDS encoding SDR family oxidoreductase, giving the protein MRIVIAGGHGQIALRLERLLAARGYEVAGIIRAAEQADDLRSAGAEPVVLDLESASVEEVAERLRGADAAVFAAGAGPGSGTARKETVDKGAAVLFADAAVRAGVRRFVVVSSMGADPAHQGDEVFDAYLRAKGEADAHVARQKDLDWTILRPGSLTNDAGTGLVRLEAHTGRGMVPRDDVAAVLAELVDTSATAGLTLELTGGSTPVSVAVKSVAGN; this is encoded by the coding sequence ATGCGCATTGTCATCGCTGGAGGGCACGGTCAGATCGCGTTGCGGCTGGAGCGGCTGCTCGCCGCGCGTGGATACGAGGTCGCGGGGATCATCCGCGCGGCGGAACAGGCCGACGACCTGCGCTCGGCCGGCGCCGAGCCGGTGGTGCTGGATCTGGAGTCGGCCTCGGTGGAGGAGGTCGCCGAGCGGCTGCGGGGCGCGGACGCGGCGGTCTTCGCGGCCGGCGCCGGTCCGGGCAGCGGTACGGCCCGCAAGGAGACGGTGGACAAGGGCGCGGCGGTGCTGTTCGCGGACGCGGCTGTGCGCGCGGGCGTACGCCGTTTCGTCGTGGTGTCGTCGATGGGCGCGGACCCGGCGCACCAGGGCGACGAGGTCTTCGACGCCTATCTGCGCGCCAAGGGCGAGGCCGACGCCCACGTGGCCCGCCAGAAGGACCTGGACTGGACGATCCTGCGGCCCGGTTCGCTGACCAACGACGCGGGCACCGGCCTGGTCCGGCTGGAGGCGCACACCGGGCGCGGCATGGTCCCGCGCGACGACGTGGCGGCCGTACTCGCGGAGCTGGTGGACACCTCGGCGACGGCCGGTCTGACGCTGGAGCTGACGGGTGGTTCGACGCCGGTGTCGGTCGCGGTGAAGTCGGTGGCCGGCAACTGA
- a CDS encoding amidohydrolase family protein, with protein sequence MPDSQPQPHPPSNWSGSSGPSGSRGPGDPGGLLLCGARLTDGRTVDVRLDGGRIEAVGTAGSLASGPARAGVQRVDLAGYLLLPAPAEPHAHGDTALSAERPGPASYAPDDVQRRATESALLQLGHGATAVRAHVRVGDVQGLGALGAVLRARRALRGLAELTTVAMPRLLTGVAGADGLAVLRDAAKMGAAVVGGCPDLDPDPTGYVEAVLEVASEHGCPVDLHTDAADPARLSRLAAMAGGLRPGVTIGPCAGLAHLPADIASRAADQLAAAGVTVVCLPQGGCGGADRRGTAPVRLLRAAGVRVAAGSGALRDVSNPVGRGDPLEAAYLLASAHGLGPEDAYDAVSTSARAALGLPRVSVEAGFPAELLAVRGDHLPGALSLAYSRIVIHHGRVVARTSAVREYRNSAVPAEPGLPRQGRGEAP encoded by the coding sequence ATGCCCGACAGCCAGCCGCAGCCGCACCCGCCGTCGAACTGGTCGGGGTCCTCGGGCCCGTCCGGGTCCCGGGGACCGGGCGACCCGGGCGGCCTGCTGCTGTGCGGGGCGCGGCTCACCGACGGACGGACCGTGGACGTACGGCTGGACGGCGGGCGGATCGAGGCCGTGGGCACCGCGGGCAGCCTGGCGTCGGGTCCGGCGCGCGCGGGCGTGCAGCGCGTCGACCTGGCCGGCTATCTGCTGCTGCCCGCCCCGGCGGAGCCGCACGCCCACGGCGATACGGCCCTGTCCGCCGAGCGCCCCGGCCCGGCCTCGTACGCCCCCGACGACGTCCAGCGCCGGGCCACGGAGTCCGCGCTGCTCCAGCTGGGGCACGGGGCGACGGCCGTACGGGCGCACGTGCGCGTGGGCGACGTGCAGGGGCTGGGCGCGCTGGGTGCCGTACTGCGGGCGCGGCGGGCGCTGCGCGGGCTCGCGGAGCTGACGACGGTGGCGATGCCGCGGCTGCTGACGGGGGTGGCCGGCGCGGACGGGCTGGCGGTGCTGCGGGACGCGGCGAAGATGGGCGCGGCGGTGGTGGGCGGCTGCCCGGACCTGGACCCGGATCCCACGGGGTACGTGGAGGCGGTCCTGGAGGTGGCCTCGGAGCACGGCTGCCCGGTGGACCTGCACACCGACGCGGCGGACCCGGCCCGGTTGTCCCGGCTCGCGGCGATGGCGGGTGGTCTGCGCCCCGGCGTGACGATCGGGCCGTGCGCCGGTCTCGCGCACCTGCCCGCGGACATCGCCTCCCGCGCCGCCGACCAGCTGGCGGCGGCCGGGGTGACGGTGGTGTGCCTGCCCCAGGGCGGCTGCGGGGGCGCCGACCGCCGGGGGACGGCGCCGGTACGGCTGCTGCGGGCGGCCGGGGTGCGGGTGGCGGCCGGCAGCGGCGCCCTGCGGGACGTGTCGAACCCCGTGGGCCGCGGCGACCCCCTGGAGGCGGCCTACCTCCTCGCCTCCGCCCACGGCCTCGGACCCGAGGACGCCTACGACGCGGTGAGCACCTCCGCCCGGGCCGCGCTCGGCCTGCCCCGGGTCAGCGTGGAGGCGGGCTTCCCGGCCGAACTCCTCGCCGTGCGCGGCGATCACCTCCCCGGCGCCCTCTCCCTCGCCTACAGCCGCATCGTGATCCACCACGGCCGGGTGGTGGCCCGTACCAGCGCGGTCCGCGAGTACCGCAACTCGGCGGTGCCCGCGGAACCCGGACTGCCCCGGCAGGGGCGGGGAGAGGCACCGTAG
- the rpmG gene encoding 50S ribosomal protein L33, producing MAATDVRPKITLACVECKERNYITKKNRRNNPDRLEMKKHCPRCNAHTAHRETR from the coding sequence GTGGCTGCCACCGACGTCCGCCCGAAGATCACGCTGGCCTGCGTGGAGTGCAAGGAGCGGAACTACATCACCAAGAAGAACCGGCGTAACAACCCGGATCGCCTTGAGATGAAGAAGCACTGCCCGCGTTGCAACGCGCACACCGCGCACCGCGAAACGCGATAA
- a CDS encoding MaoC family dehydratase N-terminal domain-containing protein, translating to MALDQSFVGRTYPPTAPYEVGREKIREFAEAVGETNPVFTDPEAAKAYGYSDVIAPPTFVFSITFRAAGQVIEDPQLGLDYSRVVHGDQKFAYRRPVRAGDRLTVTSTIEAIKSLAGNDILDIRGEVHDEAGEHVVTAWTKLVARAAEEA from the coding sequence ATGGCGCTCGACCAGTCCTTCGTGGGACGGACCTACCCGCCCACCGCCCCCTACGAGGTGGGCCGGGAGAAGATCCGCGAGTTCGCCGAGGCCGTGGGGGAGACCAACCCGGTGTTCACGGACCCGGAAGCCGCCAAGGCGTACGGGTACTCCGACGTGATCGCCCCCCCGACCTTCGTGTTCTCCATCACCTTCCGCGCCGCCGGCCAGGTCATCGAGGACCCCCAGCTCGGCCTGGACTACAGCCGGGTCGTGCACGGCGACCAGAAGTTCGCCTACCGCCGCCCGGTGCGCGCCGGTGACCGGCTCACGGTCACCTCGACCATCGAGGCGATCAAGTCCCTCGCGGGCAACGACATCCTGGACATCCGCGGCGAGGTGCACGACGAGGCGGGCGAGCACGTCGTGACCGCCTGGACCAAGCTCGTGGCCCGCGCGGCCGAGGAGGCGTGA
- a CDS encoding MaoC family dehydratase, with protein sequence MTAKIGYDDVEVGTELPAQTFPVTRATLVRYAGASGDFNPIHWNERFAKEVGLPDVIAHGMFTMAEAIRVVTDWLGDPGAVVEYGVRFTKPVVVPNDDQGALIEVSGKVAAKLDDNTVRVDLTATSGGQKVLGMSRAVVRLA encoded by the coding sequence ATGACCGCGAAGATCGGCTACGACGACGTCGAGGTCGGCACCGAGCTGCCGGCCCAGACCTTCCCCGTGACCCGCGCCACCTTGGTGCGCTACGCGGGCGCCTCCGGGGACTTCAACCCCATCCACTGGAACGAGAGGTTCGCCAAGGAGGTGGGCCTGCCGGACGTGATCGCGCACGGCATGTTCACCATGGCCGAGGCGATCCGCGTGGTCACCGACTGGCTCGGCGACCCGGGCGCCGTGGTCGAGTACGGCGTCCGCTTCACCAAGCCGGTCGTCGTGCCCAACGACGATCAGGGCGCCCTGATCGAGGTCAGCGGCAAGGTCGCGGCCAAGCTGGACGACAACACCGTCCGCGTGGACCTCACGGCGACCAGCGGCGGCCAGAAGGTGCTGGGCATGTCGCGGGCGGTCGTGCGACTGGCCTGA
- a CDS encoding TetR/AcrR family transcriptional regulator, whose amino-acid sequence MPRMSAEERRESVVRAAMEEFGRGGYYGTSTEAIAKRVGVSQPYLFRLFPGKRAIFLAAADRCIQDTIRMFEEAAEGLEGEEAVHAMATAYKTAIAEQPSRLMMQMQMFLAVAAAEQEGDREFGEAVRAGWMRLWDAVHVPLGADVTGTTHFMAYGMLINCLVALGFPAGHRVWEGLHADPFQRGTGEPEA is encoded by the coding sequence ATGCCCAGGATGAGTGCGGAAGAGCGGCGCGAAAGCGTCGTCCGAGCGGCGATGGAGGAGTTCGGCCGAGGGGGCTACTACGGCACCTCCACCGAGGCCATCGCCAAGCGGGTCGGCGTGTCACAGCCGTACCTCTTCCGGCTCTTCCCGGGGAAGCGGGCGATCTTCCTGGCCGCGGCGGACCGCTGCATCCAGGACACCATCCGCATGTTCGAGGAGGCGGCCGAGGGGCTGGAGGGCGAGGAGGCCGTGCACGCCATGGCCACGGCCTACAAGACGGCCATCGCCGAGCAGCCCTCGCGGCTGATGATGCAGATGCAGATGTTCCTGGCCGTCGCGGCCGCCGAGCAGGAGGGCGACCGGGAGTTCGGCGAGGCCGTGCGGGCCGGGTGGATGCGGCTGTGGGACGCCGTCCATGTGCCGCTCGGCGCCGACGTGACCGGCACGACCCACTTCATGGCCTACGGAATGCTCATCAACTGCCTGGTGGCCCTCGGCTTCCCGGCCGGACACCGGGTGTGGGAGGGGCTGCACGCGGACCCGTTCCAGCGCGGAACGGGCGAACCCGAGGCGTAG
- a CDS encoding DHA2 family efflux MFS transporter permease subunit, whose protein sequence is MSQTRRSAAWALLVTSVAGFMAALDNLVVTTALPSIRQDLGGALDDLEWTVSAYTLTFACLLMFGAALGDRFGRRRLFIAGLTVFTGASAAAALAPGIGSLIAARAVQGVGAAVMMPLTLTLLTAAVPAARRGTVYGIWGAVNGLAVASGPLIGGSLTEHVSWHWIFWLNVPLGLLVLPLARLRLAESYGADARLDVPGTLLAGGGLFGIVYSLVRGPSDGWTDPVVLTALSAGGVLLLAFVGWSSRAANPMLPMRLFRSRAFSGINAASLLMFVGMFGSIFLLSQYMQNVLGYSPTDAGLRMLPWTGMPMLVAPIAGFLSDRVGGRPVVAAGLLLQAAGLGYMACVVTAHASYADQLPALVLSGAGMALYFAPAAALVMSSVRPQEQGIASGANNALREVGGALGIAVMSSIFSAYGGYTSAQSFVDGLRPALITGASVVALAALAALMIPARAGGPRPAPAEPAAPALETTAG, encoded by the coding sequence ATGTCACAGACCCGCAGGAGCGCCGCCTGGGCGCTTCTCGTCACCAGCGTCGCCGGCTTCATGGCGGCCCTGGACAACCTCGTCGTCACCACCGCCCTGCCCTCGATCCGCCAGGATCTCGGCGGCGCGCTGGACGATCTGGAGTGGACGGTGAGCGCGTACACGCTCACCTTCGCCTGCCTGCTGATGTTCGGCGCCGCGCTCGGCGACCGGTTCGGGCGCAGGCGGCTGTTCATCGCCGGACTCACCGTCTTCACCGGCGCCTCGGCCGCCGCGGCGCTGGCGCCCGGCATCGGCTCGCTGATCGCCGCCCGCGCGGTGCAGGGCGTGGGCGCCGCGGTGATGATGCCGCTCACACTGACCCTGCTGACCGCGGCGGTACCGGCGGCCAGGCGCGGCACGGTGTACGGCATCTGGGGCGCCGTCAACGGACTCGCGGTCGCCTCCGGCCCGCTGATCGGCGGCAGCCTCACCGAACACGTGTCCTGGCACTGGATCTTCTGGCTGAACGTTCCGCTCGGCCTGCTCGTCCTGCCGCTGGCGCGGCTGCGGCTGGCCGAGTCGTACGGCGCCGACGCCCGCCTCGACGTCCCCGGCACCCTGCTCGCCGGCGGCGGCCTCTTCGGCATCGTGTACAGCCTGGTCAGGGGCCCCTCCGACGGCTGGACGGACCCGGTCGTGCTGACCGCGCTGTCGGCCGGCGGCGTGCTCCTGCTCGCCTTCGTGGGCTGGAGCTCGCGGGCCGCGAACCCCATGCTGCCGATGCGCCTGTTCCGCTCCCGGGCCTTCTCCGGGATCAACGCGGCGAGCCTGCTGATGTTCGTCGGCATGTTCGGCTCGATCTTCCTGCTCAGCCAGTACATGCAGAACGTGCTGGGCTACTCGCCCACGGACGCCGGGCTCAGGATGCTGCCGTGGACCGGGATGCCGATGCTCGTCGCGCCGATCGCCGGGTTCCTGTCCGACCGCGTGGGCGGCCGCCCGGTCGTCGCCGCCGGCCTGCTGCTCCAGGCCGCCGGCCTCGGCTACATGGCCTGCGTGGTCACCGCGCACGCCTCCTACGCCGACCAGCTGCCCGCCCTCGTCCTCAGCGGCGCCGGCATGGCCCTGTACTTCGCCCCGGCCGCCGCCCTGGTGATGTCCAGCGTGCGCCCGCAGGAACAGGGCATCGCCTCCGGCGCGAACAACGCCCTGCGCGAGGTGGGCGGCGCGCTCGGCATCGCGGTGATGTCCTCGATCTTCTCGGCGTACGGCGGCTACACCTCCGCCCAGTCCTTCGTCGACGGTCTGCGCCCGGCCCTGATCACCGGCGCCTCGGTGGTCGCCCTCGCCGCGCTGGCCGCGCTGATGATCCCGGCACGCGCCGGCGGCCCCCGGCCGGCACCGGCGGAACCGGCCGCACCGGCCCTGGAGACCACGGCGGGCTGA
- a CDS encoding ATP-binding protein → MNQKIAADTAQPPAPSAGFSLLLSSTRRGARLARLLAEAQLRQWGLPTAPATHLVAELAANAVTHGRVPGRDFRLTLRRVGDRLRIEVTDPRGERLPDVRRPAVDAESGRGLLLVDALADRWGVIEGPFPCKTVWAECVPG, encoded by the coding sequence GTGAACCAGAAGATCGCCGCCGACACGGCCCAACCGCCCGCCCCCTCCGCCGGCTTCAGCCTGCTGCTGTCGTCCACCCGGCGCGGGGCCCGCCTCGCCCGGCTGCTCGCCGAGGCGCAGTTGCGGCAATGGGGGTTGCCCACGGCCCCCGCGACGCACCTCGTGGCCGAGCTGGCGGCGAATGCCGTCACGCACGGCCGGGTGCCGGGCCGGGACTTCCGGCTGACGCTCCGCCGCGTCGGCGACCGGCTCCGGATCGAGGTCACCGACCCGCGCGGCGAGCGGCTGCCGGATGTCCGACGGCCCGCCGTGGACGCCGAGTCGGGGCGTGGGCTGCTCCTGGTGGACGCCCTGGCGGACCGTTGGGGGGTGATCGAGGGCCCGTTTCCGTGCAAGACCGTGTGGGCCGAGTGTGTCCCGGGGTGA
- a CDS encoding helix-turn-helix domain-containing protein has translation MSVDGEAVRPGTEANEPGWEVDPDDEWGVAVITMVGRQLKLLREASGMRAAEFGAAIGYGEDLVYKVEGGKRIPRREYLAESDRVLGAGGVIAATWEDVKKVRYPKTVRELGKLEAKAVEIALYECHIIPGLLQTPEHARAVIGAAQPPYSPDDVERMVAARLARQSIFERSPAPALSFVLEEGVLRRPIGGTMAGRRQLERLLEVGRLHNVVLQVMPMNCDTHSGLDGRIELLKFPDGTAVGRSDGAFNGRPTSDPKHLRILELRYGTIRAQALSPRESLALIEQLLGET, from the coding sequence ATGTCGGTGGACGGCGAGGCGGTACGACCCGGCACGGAGGCGAACGAGCCCGGGTGGGAGGTGGATCCGGACGACGAGTGGGGCGTGGCCGTGATCACCATGGTGGGACGGCAGCTGAAGCTGCTGCGCGAGGCGTCGGGCATGCGCGCCGCCGAGTTCGGGGCGGCCATCGGCTACGGCGAGGACCTGGTCTACAAGGTCGAGGGCGGAAAACGGATCCCCCGGCGCGAGTACCTGGCCGAGTCCGACCGGGTGCTGGGGGCGGGCGGCGTCATCGCGGCGACGTGGGAGGACGTGAAGAAGGTCCGGTATCCGAAGACGGTTCGGGAACTGGGCAAGCTGGAAGCCAAGGCGGTCGAGATCGCACTGTACGAGTGCCACATCATCCCGGGGCTGCTGCAGACGCCGGAGCACGCCCGAGCTGTGATCGGGGCAGCGCAGCCGCCGTACTCGCCGGATGACGTGGAGCGCATGGTGGCCGCTCGGCTGGCCCGGCAGTCGATCTTCGAACGCTCACCTGCCCCGGCGCTCAGTTTCGTCCTGGAGGAGGGGGTTCTGCGGCGTCCTATCGGAGGCACAATGGCAGGGCGTCGGCAGCTCGAACGCCTGCTGGAGGTAGGTCGGTTGCACAACGTCGTGCTTCAGGTGATGCCGATGAACTGCGACACGCATTCCGGGCTGGACGGTCGGATCGAACTGCTGAAGTTCCCGGACGGTACGGCCGTTGGTCGCTCCGACGGGGCGTTCAACGGCCGTCCGACCTCCGACCCCAAACACCTGCGCATCCTTGAGCTGCGGTATGGCACCATCCGGGCTCAGGCGCTCTCGCCGCGGGAGTCGCTGGCCCTCATCGAGCAACTGCTGGGAGAAACATGA
- a CDS encoding DUF397 domain-containing protein yields the protein MIRKTTAGDASELAWFKSSHSGGNDGNSCVELAVSPGTVHVRDSKNTEGPRLALTPGAWARFVSYASAG from the coding sequence ATGATCCGCAAGACCACGGCCGGGGACGCCTCCGAGCTGGCGTGGTTCAAGAGCAGCCACAGCGGCGGCAACGACGGCAACTCCTGCGTCGAGCTGGCCGTTTCCCCCGGTACCGTGCATGTCCGCGACTCCAAGAACACCGAGGGCCCCCGGCTGGCGCTGACCCCCGGTGCATGGGCGCGCTTCGTGTCGTACGCCTCGGCGGGCTGA
- a CDS encoding DUF397 domain-containing protein, with amino-acid sequence MIRKTTAGDASELAWFKSSYSSGNDGNSCVELAVSPGTVHVRDSKNTEGPRLALTPGAWARFVSYASAG; translated from the coding sequence ATGATCCGCAAGACCACGGCCGGGGACGCCTCCGAGCTGGCGTGGTTCAAGAGCAGCTACAGCAGCGGCAACGACGGCAACTCCTGCGTCGAGCTGGCCGTTTCCCCCGGTACCGTGCATGTCCGCGACTCCAAGAACACCGAGGGCCCCCGGCTGGCGCTGACCCCCGGTGCGTGGGCGCGCTTCGTGTCGTACGCCTCGGCGGGCTGA
- a CDS encoding DUF6879 family protein, with the protein MRDLLGASHGEKLELDAYREDFRRRDFAVDGWDSWKLERRQHFREPGDPSWEAFARGDWPEALRLIEAQRAGLLDLSRLAARHRCRLLRVRIVEPPLTPYLQWELHLLRVRAECGELIRVIGPEHVAAYEDTGPVPELITLNDDTVYEIRYDTEGVLEGAVRYVDTATRNRVAARIENLYALGEDIGTFFGRDVAHLAPPRR; encoded by the coding sequence ATGCGTGACCTCCTTGGCGCCTCTCATGGCGAGAAGCTGGAACTGGACGCGTACCGCGAGGACTTCCGCCGCCGGGACTTCGCCGTGGACGGCTGGGATTCGTGGAAGCTGGAGCGCCGCCAGCACTTCCGTGAGCCGGGGGACCCGAGCTGGGAAGCCTTTGCCCGCGGGGACTGGCCGGAGGCGCTGCGGCTGATCGAGGCGCAGCGGGCCGGGCTGCTCGACCTGTCCCGGCTGGCAGCGCGACACCGGTGCCGTCTGCTGCGGGTCCGCATCGTGGAGCCGCCCCTCACCCCCTACCTGCAATGGGAACTGCACCTGCTGCGGGTGCGGGCCGAGTGCGGCGAACTGATCCGCGTCATCGGCCCGGAACACGTCGCGGCGTACGAGGACACCGGCCCGGTACCGGAACTGATCACGTTGAACGACGACACCGTGTACGAGATCCGCTACGACACGGAGGGCGTCCTCGAAGGCGCCGTGCGCTATGTCGACACGGCCACGAGGAACCGTGTGGCGGCGCGGATCGAGAACCTGTACGCGCTGGGGGAGGACATCGGCACGTTCTTCGGTCGCGACGTGGCCCACCTCGCACCTCCCCGCCGATGA
- a CDS encoding ATP-binding protein, producing the protein MTGPHGNVDSSFSGTAREVVQARDVRGGIHFHAPAADRAAPPVPRQLPGAGPGFVDRCAERAELDRLLDDSAGARVLLVTGTAGVGKTSLVLHWSHTVRDRFPDGQLYADLHGYDPQAPVAYERVLEGFLLALGAPADAVHADGEYMAAAFRSRLAGRRLLLVLDNAAGAAQVRPLLPGTPGCLAIVTSRHRLPGLTIREGARRLTLDVLDRDGSVALVQGVVSGYRDGDDPAQVAELASLCARLPLALRIAAERAAGRPLMRLADLIGELRDESGRWEALSADGGEESEAVRSVFTWSYRALPQDAARFFRLLGLHPGADFSDTAAAALAGVDTRTARRLLDVLVAAHMAEQTASDRFRLHDLLRAYAADQAGLEEAPQEREEALRRVLTWYLHTADAVQASVAPREPRVELVPAGAGPPAPRFADAARAMRWYEAERDNLVAAVRAAASGGLDRIAWQLAVVLRAVYMTNNPFRDWLTTSLTGLEAARRDGDRGAQAELHESLGMAYAQSQDLTAAAEHYESALALRRELHDTFGEALTLNGLGLLELRRRNLDRARAALEAGRALFAALDDRFWEPRVAVNLAEVELELGHPGNTTGPLRRGIEVFRAHGDRRAEGNALRLLVAAELDSGHADAALAHAEQAMAIATEIRSAATEAYWLLALGDAQRATGQPARAQDSYRRAAALQEELGDRARQAAAWDGLGQACLQLGRAEEAADCHRRAAETFRDLRLPWETARTLAHLALALDHLPAPQEAADVRARALGLLTEFADRRALRLRDSLVRRSPPGDTPP; encoded by the coding sequence ATGACCGGCCCGCACGGAAACGTCGACTCGTCGTTCTCCGGCACGGCCCGCGAGGTCGTACAGGCCCGCGACGTGCGGGGCGGGATCCACTTCCACGCCCCGGCGGCCGATCGCGCGGCACCGCCCGTCCCGCGCCAGCTCCCCGGGGCGGGGCCGGGATTCGTCGATCGGTGCGCCGAGCGGGCGGAACTCGACCGTCTGCTCGACGACAGCGCCGGCGCACGGGTCCTGCTGGTGACCGGCACCGCGGGAGTCGGCAAGACGTCTCTCGTGCTGCACTGGTCGCACACGGTCCGCGACCGGTTCCCGGACGGCCAGCTGTACGCCGACCTGCACGGCTACGATCCGCAGGCCCCGGTCGCCTACGAGCGGGTGCTCGAAGGATTTCTGCTCGCGCTCGGCGCCCCCGCGGACGCGGTCCACGCGGACGGCGAGTACATGGCCGCGGCCTTCCGCTCCCGGCTGGCCGGCCGCCGGCTGCTGCTGGTGCTCGACAACGCCGCCGGTGCGGCCCAGGTCAGGCCCTTGCTGCCGGGGACGCCGGGATGCCTGGCCATCGTCACCAGCCGGCACCGGCTGCCCGGCCTGACGATCCGTGAGGGGGCACGGCGCCTCACCCTGGACGTGCTCGACCGCGACGGCTCGGTCGCCCTGGTCCAGGGCGTCGTCTCCGGCTACCGGGACGGGGACGACCCCGCCCAGGTCGCCGAACTCGCCTCCCTGTGCGCGCGCCTGCCGTTGGCGCTCAGGATCGCGGCCGAGCGGGCCGCCGGACGACCGCTGATGCGTCTGGCGGATCTGATCGGCGAGTTGCGTGACGAGTCCGGACGGTGGGAAGCGCTGTCGGCAGACGGCGGTGAGGAGTCCGAGGCGGTGCGTTCCGTGTTCACATGGTCCTACCGGGCACTGCCGCAGGACGCGGCCCGGTTCTTCCGGCTGCTCGGACTGCACCCCGGCGCCGACTTCAGCGACACGGCCGCGGCGGCACTCGCGGGGGTCGACACGCGAACCGCCCGGCGCCTGCTCGACGTCCTCGTCGCCGCGCACATGGCCGAGCAGACCGCGTCCGACCGCTTCCGCCTGCACGACCTGCTGCGCGCCTACGCCGCCGATCAGGCGGGGCTGGAGGAGGCGCCGCAGGAGCGCGAAGAGGCTCTGCGCCGGGTGCTGACCTGGTACCTGCACACCGCGGACGCGGTCCAGGCCAGCGTCGCACCGCGGGAGCCGCGCGTGGAACTGGTCCCCGCCGGAGCGGGGCCGCCCGCACCGCGGTTCGCCGACGCGGCGCGGGCGATGCGGTGGTACGAGGCGGAACGGGACAACCTGGTGGCCGCCGTGCGGGCGGCCGCGAGCGGCGGACTCGACCGGATCGCCTGGCAGCTGGCGGTGGTCCTGCGTGCCGTCTACATGACCAACAACCCGTTCCGGGACTGGCTCACCACCTCTCTGACCGGCCTGGAGGCCGCCCGGCGCGACGGCGATCGAGGTGCCCAGGCCGAACTCCACGAGAGCCTCGGCATGGCATACGCCCAGTCCCAGGACCTGACGGCCGCGGCGGAGCACTACGAGTCGGCACTGGCCCTGCGCCGGGAACTGCACGACACCTTCGGCGAGGCCCTGACACTCAACGGCCTGGGCCTGCTCGAACTGCGCCGGCGCAACCTCGACCGGGCGCGGGCGGCCCTCGAAGCCGGCAGGGCGCTGTTCGCGGCCCTGGACGACCGGTTCTGGGAGCCCCGAGTGGCGGTCAACCTCGCGGAGGTGGAACTGGAACTCGGGCACCCGGGGAACACGACCGGACCGCTGCGCCGCGGGATCGAGGTGTTCAGGGCCCACGGCGACCGACGCGCCGAGGGCAACGCCCTCAGGCTCCTCGTCGCGGCGGAACTCGACAGCGGGCACGCGGACGCCGCGCTGGCACACGCGGAGCAGGCCATGGCGATCGCCACCGAGATCCGCAGCGCGGCCACCGAGGCCTACTGGCTGCTGGCACTGGGCGACGCCCAACGCGCCACCGGGCAGCCCGCCCGGGCGCAGGACTCCTACCGGCGCGCCGCCGCGCTCCAGGAAGAACTCGGCGACCGCGCCCGCCAGGCCGCCGCCTGGGACGGCCTCGGCCAGGCATGTCTGCAACTGGGCCGCGCGGAGGAGGCGGCGGACTGCCACCGCCGGGCAGCGGAGACCTTCCGGGACCTGCGTCTGCCGTGGGAGACGGCACGGACACTGGCGCACCTGGCCCTGGCCCTGGACCACCTCCCGGCGCCCCAGGAGGCAGCCGACGTGCGGGCCCGGGCACTCGGCCTGCTCACGGAATTCGCCGACCGACGGGCCCTACGGCTGCGGGACAGCCTGGTGCGCCGTTCACCGCCCGGCGACACGCCCCCGTGA